In Spea bombifrons isolate aSpeBom1 chromosome 5, aSpeBom1.2.pri, whole genome shotgun sequence, the sequence gccgagaacttcacgagcaaccgctcggcgcccctgaccgggacttagattaaagcatcggttttttttttgaaactttatttaacatcaatgatgttgaataaagtttaaaaaaaaaaacaaaaaaaaaaaaacgatgctttaatctaagtcccggtcaggcgcccctgcaaccatggcgccctgtgcggtcgcacaggtcgcacacccctaaggccggccctgaccgtACCATCTACATGCTGGGATTTACGTGGACCATACCATTTACATGGTGTACAGCAGCCCGTTGGAGGCTTTTTCCCATACTGGGGAGGCCGATCATCGCCGCGGGAGAAGCCTCTCTGAGATGTCAGCCTGAAGCTGAACACCGCTCCTTATGTAAATGTGAAACGCGTGGCGGGTGTATACTGGCGGTGGGTTTTGTCATGCCGGTGACTATAGCGTGCCCCCTGCCTATTCTCTGACCCCGGCTCCTATTATTGAAGCCTCGGGGGGCTCTCCTTGGCTCGTGTTTTATGGCTGGGACGCAGAGACACGCCTTTTACTTCATGTCCGTGAGATGTTCCACGTGGATGTTAAAGACGCGGAAGGGGTTAAGCTCGCTGTATGGGAGGATATAGGGTGCCTCCCAGTATAGTTTAatggttattaacccctttggtGTGTGGTTTATTGTGGTGTGGCTGCGCTGGCTGCCGGCTCGGTGTGTTTAATGGGGCATCCGGCGTAATGACTGCCACAGAACCAGTCCGGCAGCCTTGGGAGCAAAAGGAAGCCTCCAGCATTAACCCCCTAATGCTAATACTGCCCCGTACGGGGGCTTTTACCGGGGCAGCATCTCACTGAGTCTTCATCACTTTGGCTGAGAGTAGCCGGTATGTTTGAGTTCACGTCAATGAGTAACTGAAATGCCCCCCCATACCGTTTGTATCCACAGTGGGCTCTCCCCGTAAAAGGAGGGgatatttttcctccccagcgcAGACTCTCAGCGGCCGTAGAAGCTGATTCCGTTCGCCCCCGCAGAGCAGGACCTCGATGCGTCTGGTTTCACGGGCGCTTTGGGGGCCTTCCACGGTCCTGCCCATAAACGGTTAATACGGTTAATTCCCGCTGCTTATTGGGGTATTTACACCCCGTGTTGCCGCGTGTTGTCTGTAACACGCGTGTGGAATGTACACGTCTCAGGAGTCGCCTGCTAGACTCGCCATGAATTATTAAGCGAAGTCTCTGCGCTGTATTTTCCTCTCAGCGCGAACGTGAATAATACCCCGGGGGCCGCCAACGGTCGGGGCAGATTGGGACCTGTAAACAGGCATGTGACATCACAGCGCGCACCGGGTGACGCCTGCCCCCTCTGGGGGATTGTGTTGCCCCGGGTAGTTGGAAGGAGGGTTCCCGGGGGGGAGGGGTAGGTAACCGAAGCCCCCCAATGTTTGGCTGATCCGCGCACGGAGGGGCCGGACTGACACAAAGAGTTTCCGCACCGATGCCCCCTGTGAAAGCATCGTCGGACGGCAGCCCAAATCCCATTATTCTAAGCTTTATCCCGGCTCATTTCAACACCTGCCGCCCGAGGCTCTGAATCCTCTGGATCCGGACGGATAAATCCCCccgcgccgccgccgccacttAACCCCCCCGCGGGTCTGATTAGCGTGCGGCCCGCCGGCAGGACTCAATCCGCTGACGGATCACATACTTTAACATCCGCCGTCTGCAGCTCACCGAGAGGCGCATCTGAGCCTGGAAGAGAAATAAAGCGCTGCCGCCGTGCGGTAACTCGGAGAGGGATCAGAGTGGGCGGGGCTTAAAGAGACATAATGGCTGCCCACGCGCTCCACTTCCTGTCCGACcttaaagtacaggagggaatttatttcaaaagaggagaaaagttacaacaagagaccggaatctaacactagggAGTCAGAGACTGGGATGGGATGGAAGGgaggtttactttactgggagggtggtagataaggggaacagcctcccggcagaagtggtagagggtaatacggtgacgcatgggatagacatacggctcctgaatctaagacgaggacTGATTCCCAGATTCATACAAGTCTCTGGCTTAGCACACGCGTGACCCAGCGAGCGCGGGCTCCGTGTATAAACTTGCTCATTAGTGATTCCGTCCTGTTTCCTCCCCAGTGTTTCCTGTTTTAATAACAGTGTGTCTCGGGCTGGTTACCCGGCCGGCCGCGAGAAGCATTCCGCCGGCGTATCCGTGACGCGCCGCGCAGGTTCTGATCTGTCCCCCGACGGCAGACAAACAGGAAGCGTGGGGACAGGAAGCCCCTTCGGAGGATGCGGAGACATTCCTTGGCCGGAGGAATGCACTCGACAAATAGTGATGGCGCGTTCGGGCCCGGGGGCTCCTCCCAGCCCCCCCCGTTTATCCTGGCTAGGGCCCCACGGGATGTTTCCAGGAGCCCCGGCCCCCCGCTGCCCTTCGCTGGTTATTGTCCCAGTCTGGCTAATCTGCGGCCCCCCCGATGTTTGCTGATCCCCCTATTGTCCGGCTCTGGGGGTTGGGAGGGGAATcgcctctctcctctctctgctCCTTTCATCGTTGCTCATAtgtctctcccccctctccattCCAGTGGAATAAACGCTCTTCATCTTCAGGAAACGCGGactgataaaatataaattaaagggCCGTTACcccagcctcctgattggccgagccattTACTACCTGATCTGGGAGCAGATCCCTGTAAAGACCGGCGCAGCCGCCCGGGGGGGCGCTTCCAGGCCCGGGGCGTAAGAGCGGGTTCCTGCGCAGCCTCATTACCGGCGGCAGCAAATATTTGATGCATCTGCCTCCCAGCCgcatttgcacttttttccGGGAACACTTATTTATCATGTGACGCAGGAGCAGGCGCTGGTAGGTTGTTGCCTGTGGCAGATCTGCTGAGGGTTATGTAACGGGCCGATCTGTGTCCGGGGCGCCCTGTTTGCCGCGGCCCCCGTCCTCTCCGATTCCCATTCTATACTTCCCTAATCCCAGTAAATCCCGAGAAACCGGTTCCAGTCCCTCCCTCCCCTCCGGGTCTTCTGTGGGGTTTGTAGCCACAATAACAGCTGTTtgatctcttcttttttttttttttttaaataactttattagcCGCGCGCACCGCTGGGAAGTCGCCTCTCACCTGGGTGATTTATGAGCCCGGGAGGGCAGACTTGCCGGCCCCGCCAGTGTTATCAGTATTGGAACCCAATGCTTCGGAGGGGCCGGAGGGGCCGTGTCCTTTATCATTGTTTGCAGCCGAAGGCCAGCGCTGAGGCCACTGAGGCTATTGTATGTGGAGTCTAGGCGGCTGAGAGTCTCCTTCACGCATCCACTACTCCTTCGAAAAGCTAGAACTTCTTTACATTGCGGGTTTTGTGTAAAAATGTCATTCTAGTTCACtggattagcctctaccgcttctgctgggaggctgttccacatatctagCTCTCTTGCTTAGGGTGCCCTGACCCCTCTTTCTATGGCTTTTGGTGTGGGAGTCACCCtgcgcagccccccccccgtctcttttcattttcattctgcTGGGGGGGGTAAATCTGCACAGGGGTATCTAAAGACCCCTCTACGCTCTGTTTTAATACCtgctgtcccccgccggccccttGCGCTGGTAACAAAGCTTTGAATATCGGCTCTGCTGCCCCCTTTGTTGCTGACCGCTGGTCctgatcgggggggggggctgcgcaTGGAGGATTAACCCTTTTGTTCGGGCATCACGTTTGATCTGATTGTGAATGGGTTAATTCATCCCATTCtgagggggaggaaaaaaaagaatttgattCTCAATACATTAGGGAACAATAGTGCTGCCCCGGGGGCCAGGGGTCAGAGTAAGGGGCCACAGCCTCACTGACTGGCAGTTGGAGGGAGTGCGGGCGGAAAGGGGTTAACTGACACGAGTGACggcattttattgtatttattataaatatctcCCGTAAGAGGTAGTTGGATGGCCACCGCTGCCGCTTTCCTCACCTCCAGCAGGTTGCACAGTGAAGGGGAGACCTCTGTGTCCTGTGCGTATGAGGGTGATCATTAAACAGCGAGACTCTGCGATAAACGGCGCCTTAATACAATTATAGCCGGATTAGTGCGGGCGCCGTGCCACCTGTTCCTGGCTTCAAAGCAATGTGCGGAATGTGCAGCGTGTCCGTTCATTGGGAGGCGCGTGGAGTCGGGGGGTAACTGGTCGCTGACCCTGCCGTCCCCCGTCGCTTCCCGCCGTCCCCCGTTGCTCCCCGCCGACCCCCGTCGTTCCCCGCTGACCCCCGTCGTTCCCCGCTGACCCCCGTCGTTCCCCGCTGACCCCTGTGTCCCCCCCGCTGACCCCGTTGTTCCCCGCTGACCCCCGTGTCCCCCCCCCGCTGACCCCCGTCATTCCCCGCTGTCCCCCGCTGTCCCCCGCTGTCCCCCGTCGTTCCCCGCTGACCCGTGTCCCCCCCGCTGACCCCCGTTGTTCCCCGCTGACCCCCGTGTCCCCCCCCCGCTGACCCCGTTGTTCCCCGCTGACCCCCGTGTCCCCCCCCGCTGACCCCCGTGTCCCCCCCGCTGACCCCGTCTCTGCCGTTTTATTCCAGCCGTTcttccggctcctgaatctgaggAAGTTGGGTTTGAGCGACAACGAGATCCAGAGGCTTCCCCCCGAGGTGGCGAACTTCATGCAGCTGGTGGAGCTGGACATCTCCCGAAACGGTGAGGGGGGCTCGGAGGGCCGGGGGGGGGCTCGGAGGGCCGGGGGGGGCTCGGGAGCGACGGGATCGCTAAACGACGTCATGAGAATCGGGCGAAAGAGGAGGGAGGGCCGCCTCGtctataaaataagatatagACGGGGAGGACTGGataagcgggggggggggctcatcCCCTCTCCATCCCCTCTCCATCCCCTCTCCATCCCCTCTCCATCCCCTCTCCATCCCCTCTCCATCCCCTCTCCATCCCCTCTCCATCCCCTCTCCATCCCCTCTCCATCCCCTCTCCATCCCCTCTCCATCCCCTCTCCATCCCCTCTCCATCCCCTCTCCATCCCCTCTCCATCCCTAGTGTTTCTCTGCCCTCTCGCTCAGCTCCTTACGTTTTTATATCTCTTTATCCCTCACTTTTCTACCCTCCCCTCCCCCGGCTCGTCGCTCCTCTCATCCTCCTCACCCCgcttccttctcttctctctccgctttttcccctctctccctccgctttttcccctctctctccctccgctttttcccctctctctccctccgctttttcccctctctctctccctccgcttttcccctctctctctcaccgtTCCAGCTTTTCTCTATCTTGTCCTCCCTCGCTTCCCCGAcgttcctctctctctctctgtagcTTTCCCTTCCCTGGTCCTCCCCGAGTTCCATCTTCCAGTCCCCGCTCCTCACTCCCCGTTTCTTTATTACAGACATCCCTGAAATCCCCGAAAGCATCAAATTCTGCAAATCCCTAGAGATCGCCGATTTCAGCGGGAACCCCCTGTCCAGGTAACGCGTCCCGCGGATACTCGGACCCCGGCCCTCCGCCTGGTGTGGCCCCGGCCCTCCGCCTGGTGTGGCCCCGCCTCTCCGCCTGGTGTGGCCCCGCCTCTCCGCCTGGTGTGGCCCCGCCTCTCCGCCTGGTGTGGCCCCGCCTCTCCGCCTGGTGTGGCCCCGCCTCTCCGCCTGGTGTGGCCCCGCCTCTCCGCCTGGTGTGGCCCCGCCTCTCCACCGTTCTCCCGGTCGCCATCTTTTCTCGTGTTTTGGGTTTGATCCCGGCGGTCTCTTTGCTCGTTGCCCTGGAGTTCCCGAGGTCCCCCTGGCAGTCGCACCCCTGGGCACCCCCTCCATTGAGTTAGCCGCACTACTCCTCCCTGGCTGGGATGGGAGGAGATGTCACCCCCTGGTGGTCAGTGTCGGCATTCCCGTCATAACTTGAAAGCtgctgcccccccatcccctGATCACATGACACAGACGATACGGTCCTAGGGGTAATGCAGGGGCTCCGGGGGGGTTGCAGGCTGTGGCCCCTGACAGCGTGGCAGTTACCGTGTGCTTTTCCGGCAGGCTGCCTGATGGCTTCACCCAGCTGCGGAGTTTGGCTCACCTGGCCCTCAACGACGTCTCCCTGCAGACCTTGCCCAGCGATATCGGGAAGTGAGTATCGGACGCCCACCCCCCCACCGGACACCCGCTCCCCCCCCCACCGGACACCCGCATCCCCACCCCCCACCGGACACCCGCATCCCCACCCCCCACCGGACAcccgctccccccccccaccggacACCCGCTGCCCCCTACACCGGacacccgcccccccccccagacaccCGCTTCCCCCCCCCAGACAcccgctcccccccccccacaccggaCACCCGCTCCCCCCCACCCACCGTACACCCGCCCCCCCCCACCGGACAAGACACCCGCTGCTCCCCCCCCACCGGACACCCGCTGCCCCCCCCACCGGACAAGACACCCgctgctccccccccccaccggacACCCGCTCCCCCCCCCACCGGACACCCGCTGCCCCCTACACCGGACACCCGCCCCCCCCACCGGACAACCACCGGACAcccgctgccccccccccagcggaGACGCTGAGCGCTTGCCTGTGCTTTATAAACCagtccctttatgtatttttattctttttattgcaGTTTGGCTAATTTGGTGACTTTGGAATTACGGGAAAACCTCCTGAAGTCGGTTCCCATGTGAGTGTCGTTCCCCGGGGTCCCCGTGACCTTATTAGCCGGTGTAACCCGTTGTACGGCGCTGCGGAATCCGTCGGTGCCATACGCGTGAAGGTAACGTGTCCGCTCCTCTCTCCGcagctctctctctttcctggTGAAGTTGGAGCATCTGGACCTCGGCAGCAACGACCTCCAGGTTCTGGTAAGGGGCGTTTTCTGTAGTGTCGCCCGTTTACTCGCCGTTTGCCCTCCCCGTGCTGTCGGACGCGGCCCCCCTCTCTTCCTTTTTGCTCACGGTTCTCCGTTCCGTGTCTCTGCAGCCGGACACGCTCGGGGCTTTACCCAACCTGCGCGAGTTGTGGCTGGACCGGAATCAGCTCTCTGCTCTGCCGCCGGTAAGTCTGGAAACTGCCCCGGGGGGTAATTGGGCTCTTTGGATGAAGCTTTGGCACGGAGGGGGAGGAAGTGGCCCCGCAGGCCCTCCAGTTTAAAATGATTGAAGATTCTGTGTTACCCCTGTGGGCTCCctggctcgggggggggggtttagtgCTGCTGCCCCCCGGTGGGGTATTTTTAACCGCGTCTTGTCTGCGCAGGAGTTGGGGAATCTCCGCCGCTTGGTCTGTCTGGACGTGTCTGAGAATAAACTGGAGAATCTTCCTGCGGAGATCAGCGGCCTGGCGTCCCTCACCGACCTGCTCCTTTCCCAGAACCTGCTGAGCTCCATCCCGTCGGGCATCGGTGAGTGTGCGGCCCCCGCGGCCCCCCGTGTGTAGAGAGCGCCAGCTCTTCGCACCTCTAGCAATGATTAGCCCCGCTCCTGTGGCCGTAAAGAGTATCTCGGCGCCCTGCTGCCCCGGACGGGTGGAGATCCTCTTTTGGGATGAAGTCCTCACTCCGGCCCCCGGGGCCAGTCTCGCACCGCGAGTGCCGGGGTCTCTGTACTCTCCGCTCGGTGATTCACCTCCTTCCGTCCCCCGCAGGTCAGCTGAAGCAGTTGTCCATCTTGAAAGTGGATCAGAACCGTCTGCTGCAGCTGACAGAATCCATCGGAGACTGCGAGAACCTGAGCGAGATCATCCTCACCGAGAACCTGCTGACGGTGAGCTGCGCCCCCTCcctccgtccgtccgtccgtctgtGTGCGGGCcctgtccgtccgtccgtccgtccatCCGTGTGCGGGTCCTGTCCGTCTGTCCGTCCCTCCGCCCGCGGGCCCTGTCCGTCCATCCGTCCGTCCATCCGTCCGTCCATCCGTGTGCGGGCcctgtccgtccgtccgtctgtGTGCGGGCCCTGTCCGTCCATCTGTGTGCGGGTCCTGTCCGTCCGTCCATCCGTCTGTCTATCTGTGTGCGGGTCCTGTCCATCTGTCCGTCCGTCTGTCTGTGTGCGGGCcctgtccgtccgtccgtccgtctgtGTCTGTGTGCGGGTCCTGTCTATCTGTCCGTGTGTGTGCGGGCcctgtccgtccgtccgtccgtccatGTGTGTGCGGGccccgtccgtccgtccgtctgtgtgtctgtgtgcggGCCCTGTCCATCTGTCCGTGTGTGTGCGggccctgtctgtctgtctgtccgtgtgtgtgagagggccctgtctgtccgtctgtctcCAGGCATCCTCCAGGTATGTGACATGTTATCAGTATTAGTAACGTGGAACACATCAGATGCTAACCATGCGCGTCTCGTTCCTTCACTGGCAGAGTTTGCCGAAGTCTATCGGGCAGCTCAGTAAACTGACGAACCTGAACGTGGATCGGAACCGGCTGCTGTCTCTGCCCAGCGAGATCGGGGGCTGCACCGGCCTCAACATGCTTGGCCTCCGCGACAACCAGCTGAGCCTCCTCCCGGCAGAGCTGGCCAACGCCACGGAGCTTCACGTGCTGGACGTGGCCGGTAACAGGTACCCTCGCCCTGCGGCGTCCGTGTAATATGCATCGTTATGGATAATTAGCAGCACGGTTAGGTCCGCttgccctgttgcccccccctgTCAGTGCTGCCAGGGTCCTGTGTAAGGGCCAGCTGTGCCCTAGCATCACCTTCCACTAGGTACCCGGCCCCTGACTCACACAGGGAGCTACGGGGGTCTGAAAACCTAAAGGGCTCCATTACTCAGACTCGGAGACATAAAGCGAGGTGGAGACGCTGTGCTGTCCTGATGGGGGCGGAGTTAAAAATCCCAAGATGGCGGCACCCGGGCATGGGCATAAATTCCATTATTGtatctaataataaataaacgaGGAGGTTTGACGGCCTCTGTTCCGCCCCCCAGGCTCGTGAACCTCCCGTTCGCTCTGACGAACCTCAACCTGAAGGCTCTGTGGCTGGCGGAGAATCAGTCGCAGCCGATGCTCAAATTCCAGACCGAGGACGACGAGGAAACCGGCAGCAAAGTCCTGACCTGCTACCTCCTGCCCCAGCAGCCGTCCCCGAACCCCGGTAACGCACCCCCCCCCTCGCCAGCCTCCCGAcgaccctccccaccccctcgccggcacccctccccaccccctcgCCAGCTTCTCGGCACCCCTCACCCCCTCGCCAGCCTCCCGGCTACCCACCCCCACGCCAGCCTCCCAACCCCCCCCTCGCCAGCCTCCCGGCTACACTCCCCACCCCCACGCCAGCCTCCCGGCACCCCTTGGCCATGAGTGTAATCCAGTCTCCTCTGTGTGCAGAGACCTCGCTTCAGGACGGTTTGGACGACAGCTGGACGGACGGAAACCTCAACCGGATCAGCGTCATTCAGTTCCAGGAGGAAATCAAaccagaggaggaggaggacgatgAGGCGGCGGCGGAGCGGAGGGTGAGGCTCCTCGAGTCGCGCAGGGCCCGATTGGACACGTGGAGTGGTGGGGAAGGGATGTGCCGGCCGGTCAGGGGTGGGTCATTGTGATCTCTTATTACCCCAGGGCCTGCAGAGAAGAGCCACCCCTCACCCCAGCGAGCTGAAGGTTATGAAGAAAGTGATCGAGGTGCGCAGGAGCGAGGGCTTCACCATGAAACCGGACGATCCGTCGCCCGCCGATGAGGTCGGTTACCTTCACAGGGCGTGCTAACGGCACGGGCCCCGACTGCCCCGCCTCCCCACTGCCCCGCCCCCCCcactgccctgcccccccactgaACCCCACCCCCCACTGCCCCGCCCCCCACTGCCCAGCAGGGGTACGTATGGCTGTGACACTGACCCTTCTCTCCGCAGGACAAGCGGCTCAGCGGACTGTCCACGCAGAGCGCCGACTCCCAGCGCAGCGGCAGCACCGTCTCTGCCGGCTACCAGGAAGAGCAGCGGCGCGCGGAGCTGGAGGTGCCGGGGAGCGGAGTCccggaggaagaggaggaggcagCGGCCGACGACATGGAGGTCGAATACGAAGAGGTCGGCGATTCCGGGGTTAATAGGAACTTGGGGGGGCTATAGGCACTTAACACTGTAAGCGGTCGGTAGCCGTGATACCGGACGTACAGACTCGGGCTGGGGATCATGGGAGTCGTAGTCGTGTAGTTTTATGACGCGTCGTTCTCTGTGGCCCCTCGCCTGCTCGGACGCAGCGCTATTTTGATGTAAATTgaatttcctttgttttttccGCCCCGATTCCCCTCCAGCCGTCCGTACGCTTTGCGGAGGAGACTCTCGTCCACCGAAGCGACGACGACGAGGAATCGGATGAAGAGCGGAGGTCCCTGGAGAAGAAGCGCCTGATCCGTAAGGACACCCCGCATTACAAGAAGCATTCAAAGATCACCAAGCTCCCGAACAGCGACGCCGTGGTGGCCCTACTGCAGGGCTGCGGCCCCGGCGGACTCCACGAGGAAGACGAGGATGAGGGCCGAGGGGCCGGCGCGTCTTCTCCGCCGCTCGAAGACCATGAATTGGACGTGTCTGAGAAGGAATGGGAGGGGACGCCCAGAGCGGAGAGGAGAGGCTCCCAGCCCAATGTCAAGGTACACACCTGGctagtgccccccccccgtggctAGTGCCCCCCCGTGGCTAGTGCC encodes:
- the SCRIB gene encoding protein scribble homolog, translating into MLKCIPLWRCNRHVESVDKRHCSLQTVPEEVYRYSRSLEELLLDANQLRELPKPFFRLLNLRKLGLSDNEIQRLPPEVANFMQLVELDISRNDIPEIPESIKFCKSLEIADFSGNPLSRLPDGFTQLRSLAHLALNDVSLQTLPSDIGNLANLVTLELRENLLKSVPISLSFLVKLEHLDLGSNDLQVLPDTLGALPNLRELWLDRNQLSALPPELGNLRRLVCLDVSENKLENLPAEISGLASLTDLLLSQNLLSSIPSGIGQLKQLSILKVDQNRLLQLTESIGDCENLSEIILTENLLTSLPKSIGQLSKLTNLNVDRNRLLSLPSEIGGCTGLNMLGLRDNQLSLLPAELANATELHVLDVAGNRLVNLPFALTNLNLKALWLAENQSQPMLKFQTEDDEETGSKVLTCYLLPQQPSPNPETSLQDGLDDSWTDGNLNRISVIQFQEEIKPEEEEDDEAAAERRGLQRRATPHPSELKVMKKVIEVRRSEGFTMKPDDPSPADEDKRLSGLSTQSADSQRSGSTVSAGYQEEQRRAELEVPGSGVPEEEEEAAADDMEVEYEEPSVRFAEETLVHRSDDDEESDEERRSLEKKRLIRKDTPHYKKHSKITKLPNSDAVVALLQGCGPGGLHEEDEDEGRGAGASSPPLEDHELDVSEKEWEGTPRAERRGSQPNVKGVSFDQVNNLLIEPARIEEEELTLTIMRQTGGLGISIAGGKGSTPYKGDDEGIFISRVAEEGPAARAGVRVGDKLLEVSLAGRSLSPAERRFRQRIKL